Genomic window (Paenibacillus sp. 37):
ACGACTAGACCTTTTTGAAAACGGGCTTCTCGAATAATTTCCTCTTGCGAACCATCACTTTGCAATACATTTAAAATGTCACCTTTAATATCAACTCGCTCATCAAGTTTCACTGGATTAGCCAGTAACCCTTCATCCCTTAAAGAGTTATTATTAAAATCAATCATTTCTCCCACTAATGCAAGAGAGCTGGTCTCATTTAAATGAATTAATTCATCAAAATCACGAACAATGGCTGACCCTCCTTGCGGAAAATCTCCTATCACTGCATTTTCCAGCAATGTCATATTTGCTACTTCTGGAATGTCATTAGACATGTACTCTTTTAAGCGACTTAGCCCCGTTTCTGTATATTCGACCTTTAGCTGTTGCTTTCCTAAGAAATCGATAACTTCTTTAAAATCCATAGAACCTGCAACTGAGACAGCCTCTTCAAAAATCTCTTCTGGGAAATTAAGTTGATTTAGTTTCTTTAAGGCCAGGAAAAGCGTTCTATTGAGCTGCGGGCCACCTTCTTCGAGTTGTATCACCCATTTTTGTAGTTTTGTGTTGTCTTTCTCTAATCGGATTGGAAATAAAAAAAGAGGGGCTTGAATAAAGGTACCATCAAAAAGAGTTCCTGATAAAAATGGATAGCCTAAGTATAAATCGTGGACACCTGATTCATCTTCTGTCGCTTTAATTTGACGATAGAGGTCTGTAAGCTTTTTGGATAAACTTATTGATTTTTCATTATCAATTGATGGTTTCAGTAAGGTGATTTTTTCTTTGATCCTCTGTTCTAAAATTCCCTTTAGAATTGATTCCGTTTCTTGCTTTGTTTCCACAATATCTATCATAGAAAGGTCAAAGCTCCATTTTTGATAGATCTTTAATAATCGAATAGAGCGATTACGTTTATTGATATTGTTTAGCTTGTCACGCATATGCACTAACTGATCTTTCAATGTTTTCACTTCCTTAAAACAGAAATTATATCAATATGGTATTATATTACACAAGAAAACTGAACAAACAGCGAAGTATAACAGAAAATTGACAGGTAATCAAAAGTAGTACACCGACAACAGCATTGACAGCTGAAGACGGTGACTCGTCAAGTTACATAAAATTAGACCCAGCATAAGCTGGGCCACATAGTGGTAATTGTAGGTGCAAGTAACATTGTGTAACAAGAAAAATATCTTCAATTCAATTATAACCCTAAATGATATCCGTTTTACAACTTAAATAAACCTAAAAATTTCTTTCGTGGTTCATTTTTAATAGCATAAGATGTTAGTTGACCAAGCATTTGAGTTAATCCGTTCTCAAACTCTAAAGATTCATCATCTGCACCAGTATACGCATGGGCTATTTCATGTAACAGAGTGCCTGAAAAATCGATTACATTACGTAATTGGCTCCGTTTGATCGTAATCCTCTTTTCTAAAGGTTCCCACAATCCAAGTGCTTCAAAACCAGAATAATCGACCCGCATCGTCTCCGAGATGCTAATTTCTTTTATGTTTTTTGTCTGACTACTGGGTAGCCAATTTAAGATTAAATCTTTTACAGCAAAAACCTTTTGTTCCTCTTTTGACAAACTAGAGACAGGTATGTAAGTAAAATGAAAACTTGTATTAAACTCTTCTCGATAACCTTCTAAATCTCGAATAGGACTCCCCTCTATGTCTTGGAGTTTTGTAAGTCTATAAGCAATGGACTCTGGGACGACCACAACTCGGTAACCATCATCCTGGGCATGAGTGACTAAAGAACCACCATTCCTCATTTGGTCAGGCGTGAGAAAAATTACATTTTCGTTAGCATTTAAAATTTTACATGCATGGAGTTGGACATCTGTCCATTGGAGTTCGTCATGAATATAACCTGTTTCGTAATTTTTCAGATCCGCAGCCATTTCATTAGCAACGACTGAATCAGTACATGCAAGTAGTATAGATTTCACTCTATCTGTAT
Coding sequences:
- a CDS encoding ATP-binding protein, which translates into the protein MEVARQFDLNIEKVLEHWTPAYALRELIANAFDEYLLSETSVPKIYKDEQGAWHIRDFGRGLRYEHFTQNENKEKLNNPEMVIGKFGVGLKDAMATFDRQNIQILILSRHADITMDKSNKHGFDDIVTLHAVIQSPSDPTLVGTDVILYGVNDEDMEQAKDFFLHFSGDEILEKTSYGSVLKPKKENKARIYVNGLCVAEEENFLFSYNITSTNAALRKALNRERTNVGRSAYTDRVKSILLACTDSVVANEMAADLKNYETGYIHDELQWTDVQLHACKILNANENVIFLTPDQMRNGGSLVTHAQDDGYRVVVVPESIAYRLTKLQDIEGSPIRDLEGYREEFNTSFHFTYIPVSSLSKEEQKVFAVKDLILNWLPSSQTKNIKEISISETMRVDYSGFEALGLWEPLEKRITIKRSQLRNVIDFSGTLLHEIAHAYTGADDESLEFENGLTQMLGQLTSYAIKNEPRKKFLGLFKL